Proteins from one Loktanella sp. M215 genomic window:
- a CDS encoding GNAT family N-acetyltransferase: MSTGIALAGPGDADSVLDLMARYHTDAGLPHDDTHRATVVGPLLDGSPLGAVWLIGPKSSPLGYVMVTFGWSMGHGGMVGWLEECYIRPSVRGRGIGTEVLHAVAVNLGRAGMQAMHAILPRGAEDEAARFCAKAGFRALPGVRMMTDPL; the protein is encoded by the coding sequence ATGAGCACCGGGATCGCCCTTGCCGGCCCCGGTGACGCCGACAGCGTGCTGGACCTGATGGCGCGCTATCACACCGATGCGGGCCTGCCCCACGACGACACCCACCGCGCCACCGTCGTCGGCCCGCTGCTGGATGGCTCGCCGCTGGGGGCTGTCTGGCTGATCGGCCCGAAAAGCAGCCCGCTGGGCTATGTCATGGTGACCTTCGGCTGGTCGATGGGCCACGGCGGCATGGTCGGCTGGCTGGAGGAATGCTACATCCGTCCCTCCGTCCGGGGTCGCGGCATCGGGACAGAGGTGCTGCATGCGGTCGCCGTGAACCTTGGCCGGGCGGGGATGCAAGCGATGCACGCCATCCTGCCACGCGGCGCCGAAGACGAGGCCGCCCGGTTCTGCGCCAAGGCAGGTTTTCGCGCGCTTCCGGGCGTGCGCATGATGACAGACCCGCTGTGA
- a CDS encoding nucleoside hydrolase has product MARKIIIDTDPGQDDAVAILLALGSPELDVLGLTAVAGNVPLPLTQRNARIVCELAGRPNIPVYAGCDAPLSRKLVTAEHVHGKTGLDGPQLSDPTMPLQDAHAVDFIIDTLRTHASGTVTLCVLGPLTNIATAFRRAPDIIPRVQEIVLMGGAYFEVGNITPTAEFNIYVDPEAAAEVFAAGVPLVVMPLDVTHKALTTQARVDAFRAMGTRVGDMVAAWTSFFERFDKEKYGSAGAPLHDPCVIAYLLRPALFTGRHINVMVETGSDLTLGMTVADWWRVTKRPANAMFMGDIDAEGFFALLTDRLARL; this is encoded by the coding sequence ATGGCGCGCAAGATCATCATCGACACCGACCCGGGCCAGGACGATGCCGTAGCCATCCTGCTGGCGCTCGGATCCCCTGAACTCGACGTTCTGGGCCTGACGGCGGTCGCCGGCAACGTCCCCCTGCCCCTGACCCAGCGCAACGCCCGCATCGTCTGCGAACTCGCAGGCCGCCCCAATATCCCGGTCTATGCCGGCTGCGACGCGCCCCTGTCGCGCAAGCTGGTGACGGCAGAGCATGTCCACGGCAAGACCGGCCTCGACGGGCCGCAGTTGAGCGATCCGACGATGCCGCTGCAGGACGCCCACGCGGTCGATTTCATCATCGACACCCTGCGCACGCACGCGTCAGGCACCGTGACCCTCTGCGTCCTCGGCCCGCTGACCAATATCGCGACCGCCTTTCGCCGCGCCCCCGACATCATCCCGCGCGTGCAGGAGATCGTGCTGATGGGCGGCGCCTATTTCGAGGTCGGCAACATCACACCCACCGCCGAGTTCAACATCTACGTCGACCCGGAGGCCGCGGCAGAGGTCTTTGCCGCAGGCGTGCCGCTGGTCGTCATGCCGCTGGATGTGACTCACAAGGCGCTGACCACGCAGGCCCGCGTCGACGCCTTCCGCGCGATGGGCACACGCGTCGGCGACATGGTCGCAGCCTGGACCAGCTTTTTCGAACGCTTCGACAAGGAAAAATACGGCTCTGCCGGCGCACCTCTGCACGACCCCTGCGTCATCGCCTACCTCTTGCGGCCGGCGCTGTTCACCGGGCGGCACATCAACGTCATGGTGGAAACCGGATCGGACCTGACACTCGGCATGACTGTCGCCGACTGGTGGCGCGTCACCAAACGCCCGGCGAACGCGATGTTCATGGGCGACATCGACGCCGAGGGTTTCTTTGCCCTGCTCACCGACCGCCTGGCTCGGCTATGA